The Solea senegalensis isolate Sse05_10M linkage group LG11, IFAPA_SoseM_1, whole genome shotgun sequence genomic interval GAGTTAAAGAGGATAACGAGCTCACAGTGTCAATGAATATACTGGCAAGAAaattccatattttttttttattattatgcagaGCTCAGTGCTGTATAATTATAAGCCATATGTGTGGGCTGAACTGCTCACTTTATATCTCTGGAACATTAGGACAATGATCttcaacataaacaaagagATAAATgttaagttctttttttttactttttgccACTGGCTGTCAAAATCAATCTCCTCTAAATCATCGTAAGCTGTCAGAGCAGCTGATTCAGTTGCTTTTATTCCCAGTGGaaataattcaaattcaaaatgccaCAGGCTTGGAGCTCTAGTaaaacccaaaacacaaacCTCTTTCATCTACTGGAGaggtttttctttcctttttctttttttcaagcATATGAACTTATAGCTCAAAACTGACACTAAAgatatgcttcttttttttagagttATTCGAGTGTGTTTGTAGAATAAATTTCATCTAGTCAAAAAATGTACACCATGTACCTGCCAACACCTGGAAAAAAACTCAGTAGTTAACATGTCATATCTGGTTTGTTTAATCCATACAAAAAACTGGCATGTAGAAACAACGTGTTTAGATTCTGTCCTATGTATCCTATGTGTAACACTGTATGCATCAATTTTGAGTTAACCCTTAGATGCGCCTTTAAAAAAGATACGTTAACACACCTTgagcaccaaaatgtgttcataaaatAACCAACGTCAGTCCTTcacatacatatcaaatattaatgcaattaacccttaaattgccagATTCTTGTCATGATGCACCTTCGTTTTATGGTctacaaatacacaataaattaattattttcaatatactggattaattttatttattataaaatgctCACGTTAACACACCTAGATCACCGAAATGTGCTCATAAAAAAATTAAGCTATCAAAAACCTCaaacaatgcatttttaaagttttcaacccttaaattgccaaatttttgtcatgatgcattaaaaataatgatttgaaCAACTTTCAATGGGCACATCTTTGTGcataggtgtgttagtgtgagtatttaaGTTCACATGGTTTACAATATGTTGACAGGAATGCAGTTTACAAGAATGATAAGAACTCAGGTGGCACAAAGCCCACATAAAATCACATGTCATTTTCACACGACATATCTGTTTACGTCACTGTCACACAACTTGTGTTATTCCTGTCCTGTCTGTTGCTGCAGCAAATCGACCTTCCCTTAAAGGCATGTGTGCGTTGCATCTGCATTGCAGAACATCTCGCTTTTTACTGAGGCACACGTCATGTTAACTGATGAGTGCATTCACACTGCCCACGTGTCTCAGGTGTGTCTCATTCAAACAAGCCGCGCTCTGCCAGCTGTGCAAGCGTGAGCTTTCTTCAGCTGtcagtttcttctttttttcaacaaaGCTTTAATGTAGAATATTTGCAGTATTACAGCATCAGCATTTAGTGGAGAACAGAGGAGTATCAAGAATATTTGAATGtgatttgaatgtttgaatATGTAAAACACAGCAGACGCTGCACAGACACTTCTCTGTGTGAACAACAGGGCCacatgagatgatgatgaatgtatataaaatatatgacaaaaaaaaaaaattcgcTTAATCATTAATCTAAATTATACATGTTCAAAAAGTAGTGAGAAGGAATCGAAACTTATCAGGTCCCGCCTCTTCTCGCCGCACCAATAATGTAGATATTATACTTAATTAAACATATTAACACTTTCAATATCaccatatacatataaaacagcTGTCATAATATAAAGATATTgatcacatttaaatgcacataaTGTAGCATTTAAGATTCACACATTTCCATTAGGATAATTGGAGACAAACATGAGCAAATGATAATGTTATGAAAATAGTGCTAATTGAACTGGATGTGTAAATAACCAGTGACACCATGTCAACTTAAATGTGTTGAAATCGTATTAACAACTTCTCTCCGCTGCCCCCACGTTGCCAAAGTTGTTGAGCTGAACGGTGTTAATGAagatgaaacatttaaatgggacatgagggaaaaaaagcagtttaTCCAACAGGCTCTCGGTCTTGTGGAAACAGCACAGAGTAGTGCACCAGTTTTCTTGTCTTCCTTTTATCTGTTTCCAAGCctcaaaatcacaacaaaaacaaaggagtgaTCCAACATGCAGTAGGCGCAGCGCTTGTTAACgtgtttatttttcctgctGTCAGACAGATGAGAAAGTCACAGACGGAGTGAGATTTCTGCAAATTCCacacaggagaagaaaaacacggTCTTTTATTCCAGTATattgaaaagacaaacaaggaGTGACTCTGCTATGGTGGAACAAGAGGGGAAAAGTCTTTAACAGTGAACAAAGGGCCATGTTGGTTTTGCAAGATAAGTGATCCATGTCCCACTGCCAAACGTAAACAAATTCCATTTCAGACAGCTCACCTCCATAGCCCATCTTTATCTTCTCTTCTATCTCAACCGAAGGCACTTGACGTTGAGGGGAAGTAAAATTCGAGCTCACTGTAATCGGAATCCATTCAGTCACACATTTTactaaaatgaatacatgtcAGTTGTGGCAGGATGCATTCGAACGTTGCTTCTGCGGGTCTATCTCTGAGTTTTGTTTCTTATCTCTCTGACAGACCCCAGTCTcttatacagtcatttattataAATGAGTTATCTCAGATAAGGAAATTGAACGTACGTACAGTACAGTTTGACAAAACAATCTTAAATCATAACCCACTCTtgtatacatactgtgtatactTCTGCTATCTTGTTTATTAAAATTCCCATCATAACATTGCTCAGactaatattattaataaaagaaaataccaGTGTGTTTTTGGATGGAGGGGAAAGTTCTGGACCAGTTTGACATGTTGTTACAAACTACAGTAATTGAGGTCTGCAGTCCACAGAATCGACATCACACCACTCATTTTTCATCGGCATGCTCATGGAAATTTTCATGtgctgaagaaaaaagaaaaaaaaaaaatcccatgaCATGGTTTGTTTACATTGATTTTTAAGTATACCGGGCAAATGAGAAGTGACATGGCACCTGAGTGGATTATTGtggataaaagaaaagaaggatgAAGTAAAGCCTTTCAAGCAGAATGGTGAAAAAAATGGGGGCGGGAAGCAATTTGCTCTGCAGTAAAAGTAGAGAAGTATAGTAAAAATAAAGAGGTTTCCCTGTTTGTCCTTCCTTGGGCTCTGGCACTATTTAATTCATGTCCAACTCATGTGTCTTGTGTCCAAATCAAGGCCTACAGGCTGCATCCGGCCTGCCATGCACTTTGACCCACCATATAATATGTAgtgtctttcctgctcctctATCGTCACACttacttatatataaataaactaatgTATGAGGACAGAGCTGGAACGAGAGGGGGCTAAAAGGTTGCTCAGTTCCTCATTGGTATTTATCTCCCTCTGTACAGGTGAGCTCTCTGTTGACGCTTTTCCACcatacagttgtagcacggcacggctcgactctgcACAGCGGAGTCGTCATAGCAGCCGTGACAtcgttttatatgcgacacaaacatgacaaattGATAACGAGCAAAGCGGATGTTTTTAGTGTGACAATCAtgagaatcagttcattaaaagttaGTTTAGTACTTCCTGCGTGACCATCTGACACAGTGACTGAACTAAAATGCGGCTGAACTGGTTGCAATCATCggcgctgtcgctaaatacaccagtctcctcttaaatattgagattttagacatttccttgctaaatgttggcgatttttttatttttttatctacagtttggcattgtttggtgTGATTCCCGTGTaggacgtcgtgctcatgactcttccagtgacaacagtctctgaccaatcagtggccggcagtctgtcgacgtcacattttagtatcagctcagctcgtgtggaaccttgccagagcaggtgctaaaaaagCACCATGTACCAgttactatcgctaatggaaaaaagcattaaaaaaacacatgtatatatttaaagttACACACCAAAGGGAAAATGTGGACATGAAATGTATGATTAAACAAGtaagaaaacacttttaatggGTTTGATGTAACTACTGATTGAGAAtatgatcatgtgactgagaGAAATATTACATCTGTTCATATTTGTACACTGATAGTATTGATTGATAGTATTTGGTATTGATGCTGGCTTGGTAATtaattaaactgtgtttttgtgatgcAGGTTTCTGACAACCAGCGAGTCGACCCGCTGGGATCATGGATGGACTTTGTCAAAAGACCTGTCGGCAACTTCCCTGGAAAGTGTCGCAAACGCAAGCGTCCCCTGGTAtatctattatatatatacagtacatatatatatactatgaTTGGTACCTTTGAAATTAAATTACCTTTCCATCCAAATTGATGCATGACGATGTCCTGTGTGTCTCTTGTCCACTAGCCGGGCCCACCTGgtcctccaggtcctcctgGCCCACAGGGACCTCCTGGCTCTCCTGGGGCTGAAGTGACTCAGGACGTTCTTCTACAGGAGTTCAAAGAGATGatcaaaggttaaaaaaaaggaaaaagaaagactaTGCACACCTTTACACCCACAttgtaatgttatttttgttgcgTATTTTATCACATTATTGGAGCTTATTTTGAGACCAAAAAGCATCCATCTGCACAGTAACAACCTGGGTTTGTTTCTTTCAGAAGCTACAGAGCGGAGAACAGCAGCACTGGAGAGACAAGCCAGTCCCAGCCAGCTACCAACAGCTCTGCTCACCCTGGAGGGGATGACCTCCTACAGGCGAATAGAGGAGGCTTTCCACTGCAAACTCAAGGGGCCTGTGGTGGTGGATAAGAAGACTCTGGTGGAGCTCCAGAACTTTCAGACAGTATGTTTGTTTGAAACCAAGTAAATGTTTATGAACTGGTTCTGCTATGCTCCCTGCTCGTAGctgaaaaagtaaagttttGGCTCATCTTCGTCTGTTTGTTTCTGACCCATTTGCTTCTCTGTACtaactgtgtgtgaaagagcaAATGTTTGGTAACCATTGCTCAGTTTGCATGTGGGCAGATTATGAGACGATCATCCCGTCACTGTTAACTGGCACTGGCAACGTGTGCAG includes:
- the c1qtnf12 gene encoding adipolin isoform X2; translated protein: MKVSDNQRVDPLGSWMDFVKRPVGNFPGKCRKRKRPLPGPPGPPGPPGPQGPPGSPGAEVTQDVLLQEFKEMIKEATERRTAALERQASPSQLPTALLTLEGMTSYRRIEEAFHCKLKGPVVVDKKTLVELQNFQTPPAKGAFLRGSGMDQSTGRFTAPVTGIYQFSANVHIDHNEVKKNKSQLKARDNVRVLICIESLCHRYTSLEMIVGLESNSKIFTVSVHGLLELQAGQYTSIFVDNAAGASVTIQNGSDFMGMLLGV